One Amorphoplanes digitatis genomic window carries:
- a CDS encoding serine/threonine-protein kinase, whose protein sequence is MGWLATGRRGGLVGNRYRLIERLGTGGMSVVWRAHDEILGRAVAVKVLSPQLATDSLFRDRLRQEALAAARLCHPHITGIFDFGESPLDENLTVPYVVMELNDGESVSVRLHRQGSLPWREAVIMVAEVASALASAHARGVVHRDVTPANVMLTGTGAKVVDFGISALIGQRDAAADGSLLGTPAYLAPERLSGSPVSPATDVYALGLLLYRTLTGRFPWPAGNTTEALRAHLFADPEPVPSLPGLPPEVADLCRRCLAKEPGQRPDAAEVAVTLAALVGMQPIIPPVAAREATPRPSPRPVPRPSPHPAPRPAPRRATGSPPRAASRRAGGPFRGGLVRELFRGGRLDAAVLAGRHRLQAGVATVVLAATLGLAWSSSREPVDVGTAQAAAAGAGPNAVAPRGSGCKVRYRVQHDTGTDFGAQVTVINTGEHVLSGWRLEFAFAGGQRLTDSPKRLSQRGRKLMLEAREGRDLRPGRSDTIVLSGSYRDSNPLPFAFRLNGHKCRAEVLGAVLTPETADNGPAPPASSRKPAESTPSPRPPKKPVGNLAPAPAQTPEPRKDPPTAGFSVTI, encoded by the coding sequence ATGGGGTGGCTGGCGACCGGCAGACGAGGTGGCCTTGTCGGCAATCGATACCGCCTGATAGAGCGGCTCGGCACCGGCGGGATGTCCGTCGTGTGGCGCGCGCACGACGAGATCCTCGGCCGGGCCGTCGCGGTCAAGGTGCTATCCCCGCAGCTCGCCACCGATTCGCTGTTCCGCGACCGGCTGCGCCAGGAGGCGCTGGCCGCGGCCCGGCTGTGCCACCCGCACATCACCGGGATCTTCGACTTCGGCGAGTCCCCGCTCGACGAGAACCTCACCGTCCCGTACGTGGTGATGGAGCTCAACGACGGCGAGTCGGTCTCCGTCCGGCTGCACCGGCAGGGCTCGCTCCCGTGGCGCGAAGCGGTGATCATGGTGGCCGAGGTGGCGTCGGCGCTGGCCTCCGCGCACGCCCGGGGCGTCGTGCACCGCGACGTGACCCCGGCCAACGTCATGCTCACCGGCACAGGGGCCAAGGTGGTCGACTTCGGCATCTCGGCCCTGATCGGGCAGCGGGACGCCGCGGCGGACGGCAGCCTGCTCGGCACGCCCGCATACCTCGCGCCCGAGCGGCTCAGCGGCAGCCCGGTGTCGCCCGCGACCGACGTGTACGCCCTCGGCCTGCTGCTGTACCGCACGCTCACCGGGCGGTTCCCGTGGCCGGCCGGCAACACGACCGAGGCGCTGCGGGCGCACCTGTTCGCGGATCCCGAGCCCGTACCGTCGCTGCCCGGCCTGCCGCCGGAGGTCGCGGACCTGTGCCGGCGCTGCCTGGCCAAGGAGCCCGGGCAGCGCCCGGACGCCGCCGAGGTCGCCGTGACGCTGGCCGCCCTGGTCGGGATGCAGCCGATCATCCCGCCGGTGGCGGCCCGCGAGGCCACGCCGCGCCCGTCGCCGCGCCCGGTGCCGCGCCCGTCGCCGCACCCGGCGCCGCGTCCCGCGCCGCGCCGGGCCACCGGCTCGCCGCCGCGCGCCGCGTCGCGTCGGGCCGGCGGGCCGTTCCGGGGCGGCCTGGTACGCGAGCTGTTCCGCGGCGGCCGGCTCGATGCCGCCGTCCTGGCCGGCCGGCATCGTCTCCAGGCGGGGGTCGCCACCGTCGTCCTGGCCGCGACCCTCGGCCTTGCCTGGTCGTCCAGCCGCGAACCGGTCGACGTCGGCACCGCACAGGCCGCGGCGGCGGGCGCCGGGCCGAACGCGGTCGCGCCGCGCGGCAGCGGGTGTAAGGTCCGCTACCGCGTCCAGCACGACACGGGTACGGACTTCGGCGCGCAGGTCACGGTGATCAACACCGGCGAGCACGTGCTGTCCGGGTGGCGGCTGGAGTTCGCCTTCGCGGGCGGGCAGCGGCTCACCGACTCGCCGAAGCGGCTCAGCCAGCGCGGCCGCAAGCTGATGCTGGAGGCCCGGGAGGGCAGGGACCTGCGGCCCGGCCGCTCCGACACCATCGTGCTGAGCGGTAGCTACCGGGACAGCAACCCGCTGCCGTTTGCCTTCCGGCTCAACGGGCACAAGTGCCGGGCCGAGGTGCTCGGCGCCGTGCTGACGCCCGAGACGGCGGACAACGGCCCCGCGCCCCCGGCCTCGTCCCGGAAGCCGGCCGAGTCGACGCCCTCGCCGCGGCCGCCGAAGAAGCCCGTCGGCAACCTCGCCCCGGCCCCGGCGCAGACGCCGGAGCCGCGCAAGGATCCGCCGACGGCGGGCTTCTCCGTCACGATCTGA
- a CDS encoding fused MFS/spermidine synthase, translating into METSPPRALPSGLATGLVFFASGAVLVLEIVALRLVGPYVGVTLQVSSSVIGISLAAIAYGTWLGGRLADRLDPRVLLAPALLLAAITTAGTLPLVRWGGEIMRGGAAPAVLLLAAMAVFLPAFLLSTITPLTVKLQLGDLRRTGEVVGRLSSFGTLGAITATLGTGFVLVAAMPSSWIVLTLAGVLALAGFGLGWWLRRTTPGLTLPGRPRTRAVVVTIGLFGAGLGASAPTPCDIETAYHCARVDADPARPGGRTLILNSARHSYVDLNDPRHLEFAYVQWLGALVDVAKAGGAPIDALHLGGGGFTVPGYVAETRPGSDQLVLELDGGLVELDRRELGLRTGPGLRVRVGDARVGLAAQRAGAYDLVVGDAFGHLVVPWHLATREMAADISRVLRADGVYAQNVIDYPPGRFIRAEVATVASVFPHVALVAPQAALDGETGSNFVIVASRSPLALDEIRGRLELVDEPVELISGARLDDFVGGARVLTDDYAPVDQLLAG; encoded by the coding sequence ATGGAGACCTCCCCGCCGCGTGCGCTGCCGTCCGGACTCGCGACCGGGCTGGTGTTCTTCGCCAGCGGCGCGGTGCTGGTCCTGGAGATCGTCGCGCTGCGGCTGGTCGGGCCCTATGTCGGCGTGACGCTACAGGTGAGCAGCTCGGTCATCGGGATATCGCTGGCCGCGATCGCGTACGGCACGTGGCTCGGCGGCCGGCTCGCCGACCGGCTCGACCCCCGGGTGCTCCTCGCCCCGGCGCTGCTCCTCGCCGCGATCACCACCGCGGGCACCCTCCCGCTGGTCCGCTGGGGCGGCGAGATCATGCGCGGCGGCGCGGCCCCGGCGGTGCTGCTGCTGGCCGCCATGGCCGTCTTCCTGCCCGCGTTCCTGCTCTCCACGATCACGCCGCTGACGGTGAAGCTCCAGCTCGGCGACCTGCGCCGGACCGGCGAGGTGGTCGGCCGGCTCTCCAGCTTCGGTACGCTCGGCGCGATCACCGCCACCCTCGGCACCGGCTTCGTCCTCGTCGCGGCGATGCCGAGCAGCTGGATCGTGCTGACCCTCGCCGGGGTGCTGGCCCTCGCCGGCTTCGGGCTCGGCTGGTGGCTGCGCCGCACCACACCGGGGCTGACCCTGCCGGGCCGGCCGCGGACCCGGGCCGTGGTGGTCACCATCGGGCTGTTCGGCGCCGGGCTGGGCGCGTCGGCGCCGACGCCGTGCGACATCGAGACCGCCTATCACTGCGCGCGGGTCGACGCCGATCCGGCCAGGCCGGGCGGGCGGACGCTGATCCTCAACTCGGCGCGGCACTCGTACGTCGACCTGAACGACCCCCGGCACCTGGAGTTCGCGTACGTGCAGTGGCTCGGCGCGCTCGTCGACGTCGCCAAGGCCGGCGGCGCCCCGATCGACGCCCTGCACCTGGGCGGGGGCGGATTCACCGTGCCGGGATACGTCGCCGAGACCCGGCCCGGCAGCGACCAGCTCGTCCTCGAGCTCGACGGCGGCCTGGTCGAACTCGACCGGCGCGAACTCGGCCTCCGCACCGGGCCGGGGCTGCGGGTGCGGGTCGGCGACGCGCGGGTGGGGCTCGCCGCGCAGCGGGCCGGCGCGTACGACCTCGTGGTCGGCGACGCGTTCGGGCACCTGGTGGTCCCGTGGCACCTCGCCACCCGGGAGATGGCCGCCGACATCTCGCGGGTGCTGCGCGCGGACGGCGTCTACGCCCAGAACGTCATCGACTACCCGCCGGGCCGCTTCATCCGGGCCGAGGTGGCCACGGTCGCGTCCGTCTTTCCGCACGTCGCGCTCGTCGCGCCGCAGGCTGCCCTCGACGGCGAGACCGGGTCCAACTTCGTGATCGTGGCGTCGCGGTCGCCGCTGGCGCTTGACGAGATCCGCGGCCGCCTCGAGCTGGTCGACGAGCCGGTGGAGCTGATCTCCGGCGCCCGGCTGGACGACTTCGTCGGCGGCGCCCGGGTGCTGACCGACGACTACGCGCCGGTGGATCAACTGTTGGCGGGGTGA
- a CDS encoding coiled-coil domain-containing protein, translated as MAATLLRRLQPVLALLAAVAVLVVAAPAAHAEPDKEGGTKTLRAALESAAKGHIEAKNKLDNSKKRQVQLGETLKQAKVRAAALETRVGEIANRAYRQGRFNTMTLLINSTSPDAFMERALRLDQMAQVDGKALTGYQDAVATTEQAKNAIDLEIKEQKKQVTVMAKKKEQAEQALASVGGGAVAGGFINANSPLAKAAPRNSDGSWPKESCTINDPTTSGCITPRLLNSYQQSRAANFKRYTSCFSERSSGEHPKGRACDFSAAAGGFENVNASGGDRTYGNSLAAYFVKNASRLGVLYVIWFRQIWSPGTGWRAYSGSGGPSATHTNHVHLSVI; from the coding sequence GTGGCGGCGACTCTCCTGCGCCGGCTCCAGCCTGTCCTGGCACTGCTCGCTGCGGTGGCCGTGCTCGTCGTCGCCGCGCCGGCCGCGCATGCGGAACCCGACAAAGAGGGCGGGACGAAGACCCTTCGCGCGGCCCTCGAGTCGGCCGCCAAGGGCCACATCGAGGCCAAGAACAAGCTCGACAACTCCAAGAAGCGTCAGGTCCAGCTCGGCGAGACGCTCAAGCAGGCCAAGGTGCGGGCGGCGGCGCTGGAGACCCGGGTCGGCGAGATCGCCAACCGTGCCTACCGGCAGGGCCGCTTCAACACGATGACGCTGCTGATCAACAGCACCTCGCCGGACGCGTTCATGGAGCGGGCGCTGCGCCTCGACCAGATGGCACAGGTCGACGGCAAGGCCCTGACCGGCTACCAGGACGCGGTCGCCACGACCGAGCAGGCGAAGAATGCGATCGACCTGGAGATCAAGGAGCAGAAGAAGCAGGTCACGGTCATGGCCAAGAAGAAGGAGCAGGCCGAGCAGGCGCTGGCCAGCGTCGGCGGAGGCGCCGTCGCCGGCGGCTTCATCAACGCGAACTCGCCGCTGGCCAAGGCCGCGCCGCGCAACTCCGACGGCTCCTGGCCCAAGGAGTCCTGCACGATCAACGACCCCACCACCTCCGGCTGCATCACGCCGCGGCTGCTCAACTCCTACCAGCAGTCCAGGGCGGCCAACTTCAAGCGGTACACCTCGTGCTTCAGCGAGCGCTCGTCCGGCGAGCATCCCAAGGGACGGGCCTGCGACTTCTCCGCGGCGGCCGGTGGCTTCGAGAACGTCAACGCCTCCGGCGGCGACCGGACCTACGGCAACAGCCTGGCCGCCTACTTCGTCAAGAACGCGTCGCGACTGGGCGTGCTCTACGTGATCTGGTTCCGGCAGATCTGGTCGCCGGGCACGGGCTGGCGGGCATACAGCGGCTCGGGCGGTCCCTCTGCCACGCACACCAACCACGTGCACCTTTCCGTCATTTAA
- a CDS encoding SDR family NAD(P)-dependent oxidoreductase has protein sequence MSAYLEELFGLTGLTAVVTGGSSGIGRAMAGALGRAGARIVLVARRPGPLAETAAELAADGVRVATVAADLADRAALTAAIDRIVSPYGDPDVLVNAAAVNRRPPMDELTDDDWDVTLAANLTAPFLLGQAFAPAMAARGRGRIINVVSQQAFRAYGNSGAYGVAKAGLVALTRSQAEAWSARGVCCNAVAPGVVHTPLTEPVFADPEKVAAHARRTMIGRNGVPADFAGCAVYLASGASAAVTGQTLFVDGGYSAT, from the coding sequence GTGTCCGCGTACCTCGAGGAGCTCTTCGGCCTGACCGGCCTGACCGCCGTCGTGACGGGCGGCAGCTCCGGGATCGGCCGCGCGATGGCGGGTGCGCTCGGCCGGGCGGGCGCCCGGATCGTCCTGGTCGCGCGGCGACCCGGGCCGCTGGCGGAGACCGCCGCGGAGCTGGCGGCCGACGGCGTGCGGGTCGCGACGGTCGCCGCGGACCTCGCCGACCGCGCGGCGCTCACCGCCGCGATCGACAGGATCGTCTCGCCGTACGGGGACCCGGACGTGCTGGTCAACGCGGCGGCGGTGAACCGGCGGCCGCCGATGGACGAGCTGACCGACGACGACTGGGACGTCACCCTCGCCGCCAACCTGACCGCGCCGTTCCTGCTGGGGCAGGCCTTCGCGCCGGCGATGGCGGCGCGGGGCCGGGGCCGGATCATCAACGTCGTCTCCCAGCAGGCCTTCCGGGCGTACGGCAACAGCGGCGCGTACGGCGTGGCCAAGGCCGGCCTGGTGGCGCTGACCAGATCGCAGGCGGAGGCGTGGTCGGCGCGCGGCGTCTGCTGCAACGCGGTGGCACCGGGTGTCGTGCACACCCCGCTGACCGAGCCGGTCTTCGCCGACCCGGAGAAGGTGGCCGCGCACGCCCGCCGCACGATGATCGGCCGAAATGGCGTACCGGCCGATTTCGCCGGTTGTGCCGTTTATCTGGCGAGTGGTGCTAGCGCTGCGGTGACAGGCCAAACACTCTTCGTCGACGGTGGATACTCGGCGACTTGA
- a CDS encoding inositol monophosphatase family protein has translation MRDDLIDRATSLIREVAQTEVLPRWRHLSDAEIHQKSPGDLVTIADQEAERALTAGLTALLPGSQVVGEEAVAADPGVLGRVGDAGALWIVDPVDGTNNFAAGKTPFAVMVALLRDGEPAAGWILDVVDDRMTVAEAGSGAYTDGLRVKVRTDDPPASALSGAVSRSYFPDDVRARMERGMGALGTVTRGRHCAGYEYVAVVADVQQFATFWRILPWDHVPGALIVSEAGGTVLHLDGSPYRPTDSERGLLVAANEDVWATVHAALLA, from the coding sequence GTGCGTGATGACCTGATCGACCGCGCGACCTCGCTGATCCGCGAGGTGGCGCAGACCGAGGTGCTGCCCCGGTGGCGGCACCTCAGCGACGCCGAGATCCACCAGAAGTCGCCCGGCGACCTGGTCACCATCGCCGATCAGGAGGCCGAGCGGGCGCTGACGGCGGGGCTGACCGCGCTGCTGCCCGGCTCGCAGGTCGTCGGCGAGGAGGCCGTGGCGGCCGACCCCGGCGTGCTGGGCCGGGTCGGCGACGCCGGTGCCCTCTGGATCGTGGACCCGGTCGACGGCACCAACAACTTCGCCGCGGGCAAGACGCCGTTCGCCGTGATGGTCGCCCTGCTGCGCGACGGTGAGCCGGCCGCGGGCTGGATCCTGGACGTGGTCGACGACCGGATGACCGTCGCCGAGGCCGGCAGCGGGGCGTACACGGACGGCCTGCGGGTCAAGGTCCGCACCGACGACCCGCCCGCGAGCGCGCTGAGCGGCGCGGTCTCCCGCAGCTACTTCCCCGACGACGTGCGGGCGCGCATGGAGCGGGGCATGGGCGCGCTCGGCACGGTGACCCGCGGGCGTCACTGCGCCGGCTACGAGTACGTGGCGGTCGTCGCCGACGTGCAGCAGTTCGCGACGTTCTGGCGGATCCTGCCGTGGGACCACGTGCCGGGCGCGCTGATCGTCTCCGAGGCGGGCGGCACGGTGCTGCACCTCGACGGCTCGCCGTACCGCCCGACGGACTCCGAGCGCGGCCTGCTGGTCGCGGCGAACGAGGACGTCTGGGCGACCGTCCACGCCGCGCTCCTCGCCTGA
- a CDS encoding response regulator: MTGAIRQDGTPIEVLLVEDDPGDVLMTQEAFEEHKVRNRLTVVSDGAAALSYLRREAPYENSVRPDLILLDLNLPRRDGREVLEEIKKDDELCRIPVVVLTTSAADEDILRSYQLHANAYVTKPVDFERFIAVIRQIDEFFVTVVKLPPRA; encoded by the coding sequence GTGACCGGTGCCATTCGTCAGGACGGCACGCCCATCGAGGTGCTGCTCGTCGAGGACGACCCCGGCGACGTGCTGATGACCCAGGAGGCGTTCGAGGAGCACAAGGTCCGCAACCGGCTCACCGTCGTCTCCGACGGCGCGGCGGCGCTCTCCTATCTGCGCCGCGAGGCTCCATATGAGAACTCGGTGCGCCCCGACCTGATCCTGCTCGACCTCAACCTGCCGCGCCGCGACGGGCGCGAGGTGCTCGAGGAGATCAAGAAGGACGACGAGCTGTGCCGCATCCCGGTGGTTGTGCTGACCACGTCGGCGGCGGACGAGGACATCCTGCGCAGCTACCAGTTGCACGCGAACGCGTACGTGACCAAGCCGGTCGACTTCGAGCGCTTCATCGCGGTGATCCGCCAGATCGACGAGTTCTTCGTCACCGTCGTGAAGCTGCCGCCGCGTGCGTGA
- a CDS encoding sensor histidine kinase, producing MTLLSVRTWTLRRRVVALCLAVGLMLTVLGVFAAITAASSNEQIDVILNTTTPMRAAGERLSTAAVDQETGVRGFAISGNEGNLRPYTDGLAAQERLLSEIEKFNEEDGTADPRISAGLALVRQRAGLWRAAVADPLINTVRAQGPEAGQALVDAAGTREFDALRASISDLQAEILIVRQKSADDAKRTGSVLVGLEVFAAVVVILAGAALLLLLDRLVTRPVTDLAEQVREVARGDYDRAITSEGSPELRTLAADVDGMRRQISAELSEVREARRQIEWVNEQLKVQAEELTRSNRDLEQFAYVASHDLQEPLRKVASFCQLLQRRYAGKLDERADQYIGFAVDGAQRMQQLINDLLAFSRIGRLTAGFTDVDLDRVLTEVRSQLEGRGGADAEIVWAGLPTVEGEEPLLTTLFVNLIGNSLKFRRPGVPPVVTVSAELQEQEWRINVRDNGIGIEAEFADKVFVIFQRLHARDAYEGTGIGLAIVKKIVEYHGGRIWLDHDVAEGASIYFTLPLLAGVPVREPQEAAKGGSS from the coding sequence ATGACCCTGCTCAGCGTGCGTACCTGGACACTGCGCCGGCGGGTGGTCGCACTCTGTCTCGCCGTCGGCCTGATGCTCACCGTGCTCGGCGTTTTCGCCGCGATCACCGCGGCGAGCAGCAACGAGCAGATCGACGTCATCCTCAACACGACCACCCCGATGCGGGCTGCCGGCGAGAGGCTCAGCACCGCGGCCGTCGACCAGGAGACCGGGGTCCGCGGTTTCGCGATCAGCGGCAACGAGGGCAATCTCAGGCCGTACACGGACGGGCTGGCCGCCCAGGAGCGGCTCCTCTCCGAGATCGAGAAGTTCAACGAGGAGGACGGTACGGCCGACCCCAGGATCAGCGCGGGGCTGGCGCTGGTGCGGCAACGGGCGGGCCTCTGGCGGGCCGCCGTCGCCGACCCGTTGATCAACACCGTTCGCGCGCAGGGCCCCGAGGCCGGCCAGGCGCTTGTCGACGCGGCCGGCACCAGGGAGTTCGACGCGCTGCGGGCCTCGATCAGCGACCTACAGGCCGAGATCCTGATCGTCCGCCAGAAGTCCGCCGACGACGCCAAGCGCACGGGCTCGGTCCTCGTCGGCCTCGAGGTCTTCGCCGCGGTCGTGGTGATCCTCGCCGGTGCCGCGCTGCTGCTGCTGCTCGACCGCCTGGTCACCCGGCCGGTCACCGACCTGGCCGAGCAGGTCCGCGAGGTCGCCCGCGGCGACTACGACCGGGCCATCACCAGCGAGGGCTCGCCCGAGCTGCGCACGCTGGCCGCCGACGTCGACGGGATGCGCCGGCAGATCTCCGCCGAGCTGTCCGAGGTACGCGAGGCGCGCCGGCAGATCGAGTGGGTCAACGAGCAGCTCAAGGTGCAGGCGGAGGAGCTGACCCGCTCCAACCGCGACCTCGAGCAGTTCGCCTACGTCGCCTCGCACGACCTCCAGGAGCCGCTCCGCAAGGTGGCCAGCTTCTGCCAGCTGCTACAGCGCCGGTACGCGGGCAAGCTGGACGAGCGCGCCGACCAGTACATCGGCTTCGCGGTGGACGGCGCGCAGCGGATGCAGCAACTGATCAATGACCTGCTGGCGTTCTCCCGGATCGGGCGGCTCACCGCGGGCTTCACGGACGTCGACCTGGACCGGGTGCTCACCGAGGTCAGGTCGCAGCTGGAGGGGCGGGGCGGCGCGGACGCGGAGATCGTCTGGGCCGGCCTGCCGACGGTGGAGGGCGAGGAGCCGCTGCTCACCACGCTCTTCGTCAACCTGATCGGCAACTCGCTGAAGTTCCGCCGGCCCGGCGTGCCGCCGGTCGTCACCGTCTCCGCGGAGCTTCAGGAGCAGGAGTGGCGGATCAACGTCCGCGACAACGGCATCGGCATCGAGGCGGAGTTCGCCGACAAGGTCTTCGTGATCTTCCAGCGGCTGCACGCCCGGGACGCCTACGAGGGCACCGGCATCGGGCTGGCCATCGTCAAGAAGATCGTCGAATACCATGGTGGACGGATTTGGCTCGATCATGACGTCGCCGAGGGTGCCTCGATCTACTTCACCCTGCCGCTGCTGGCCGGTGTCCCGGTGCGCGAGCCACAGGAAGCTGCGAAAGGGGGCTCATCGTGA
- a CDS encoding PP2C family protein-serine/threonine phosphatase, whose product MERSLAGSPTALTAPERLRILLVEDDEGDAFLVRELLAEAGASFDLQVATSLREARPLMHGVQCVLLDLGLPDAEGIEGLRSLLSVAGGAAVCVLTGRSDEHLGVAAVAEGAQDYLVKGQVDGVLLIRALRYAVERKRADENARRLREVELRQAESARLERGLLPQPLMQTTEVAVHTFYRSGRAMGLLGGDFFDVVQIGEDRLHVIVGDVCGHSVDEAALGVELRVAWRALVLGGVPEDQVLGALEQVLMSERRAREVFATVASAVIDLAGNRATVRVAGHPPPVLLTGDRAEPVDARRGIVLGVRPAPTPATEVEFPGGDWSLLMYTDGLIEGRTGAGDERLDVDGLCGLLGRPAAKGVPLAALPAWLVGRAEEGNGGPLADDVAMLLISRGGGR is encoded by the coding sequence ATGGAGCGTTCTCTCGCCGGCTCGCCGACCGCGCTGACGGCCCCGGAGCGGCTGCGCATCCTGCTCGTCGAGGACGACGAGGGCGACGCGTTCCTGGTCCGCGAGCTGCTCGCCGAGGCCGGCGCGTCCTTCGACCTCCAGGTGGCGACCAGCCTGCGCGAGGCCCGGCCGCTGATGCACGGCGTGCAGTGCGTCCTGCTCGACCTGGGCCTGCCCGACGCCGAGGGCATCGAGGGGCTGCGCAGCCTGCTCTCGGTGGCCGGCGGCGCCGCGGTGTGCGTGCTCACCGGGCGCTCCGACGAGCACCTCGGCGTGGCGGCCGTGGCCGAGGGAGCGCAGGACTACCTGGTCAAGGGCCAGGTCGACGGCGTCCTGCTGATCCGGGCGCTGCGCTACGCGGTCGAGCGCAAGCGCGCGGACGAGAACGCGCGGCGGCTGCGCGAGGTGGAGCTGCGCCAGGCCGAGTCCGCGCGCCTCGAGCGCGGCCTGCTGCCGCAGCCGCTGATGCAGACCACCGAGGTCGCGGTGCACACGTTCTACCGCTCCGGGCGGGCGATGGGCCTGCTCGGCGGCGACTTCTTCGACGTGGTGCAGATCGGCGAGGACCGGCTGCACGTGATCGTCGGCGACGTCTGCGGGCACAGCGTGGACGAGGCGGCGCTGGGCGTCGAGCTCCGGGTGGCCTGGCGGGCGCTGGTGCTCGGCGGCGTACCGGAGGATCAGGTCCTCGGCGCCCTGGAGCAGGTGCTGATGAGCGAGCGCCGGGCCCGCGAGGTCTTCGCCACGGTCGCGTCGGCCGTCATCGACCTCGCCGGCAACCGGGCCACCGTGCGGGTGGCCGGCCACCCGCCCCCGGTGCTGCTCACCGGCGACCGGGCCGAGCCGGTGGACGCACGCCGGGGCATCGTCCTGGGTGTCCGGCCGGCACCGACGCCGGCGACCGAGGTGGAGTTCCCCGGCGGCGACTGGTCCCTGCTGATGTACACCGACGGGCTGATCGAGGGGCGCACCGGCGCCGGCGACGAACGCCTCGACGTGGACGGCCTCTGCGGACTGCTCGGCCGGCCGGCCGCGAAGGGTGTTCCGCTCGCGGCGCTGCCGGCCTGGCTGGTCGGCCGGGCCGAGGAGGGCAACGGCGGCCCGCTTGCCGACGACGTCGCCATGCTGCTGATCTCCCGTGGAGGCGGTCGATGA